The Opitutaceae bacterium genome has a window encoding:
- the mnmG gene encoding tRNA uridine-5-carboxymethylaminomethyl(34) synthesis enzyme MnmG — translation MENQFEVIVCGAGHAGIEAGLAAARLGVRTLVVTGNMDTIGQMSCNPAIGGVAKGHMVREIDALGGEMGVTADVTGIQFRLLNASKGPAVQSPRVQCDKKAYQFRMKHRLEWQENLTLFQATVTGLIFEDGRVTGCRTNLGVDFRGETVVVTTGTFLRALMHVGDTRTEGGRMGDHNARTLSASLVEAGIELERLKTGTPPRLLGRSLDFSKMEAQEGDPEPTLFSFHDTRDPDDLFHVEHSGERVLGWAPGTDQVACWMTYTTKESDRIVRANLHRSAMYSGAIEGVGPRYCPSIEDKFVRFADKERHLLFLEPEGRHTNEYYVNGLSTSLPFAVQLELVHSIPGLEEAVILRPAYAVEYDFAPPTQLFPSLESRKVANLFFAGQINGTSGYEEAAGQGLIAGVNAACKVRGGEPLVLERHEGYLGVMIDDLVTKGTREPYRMFTSRAEHRLLFNHTSAEKRMLPHSERLGLVPPGRLDRMKAKETTIRHWVERFESERSGGQTWAELLRKGGGIDDLPTSFGLETAGVRDEVLYRCRYHGYLIREERQIARLAEVDQIRLPVDMDYSGIRGLRNESVQKLSAFRPVTLGQASRLSGVNPADISILMVHLKRNNRNR, via the coding sequence ATGGAGAATCAGTTTGAGGTGATCGTCTGCGGGGCGGGCCACGCCGGGATCGAAGCGGGACTGGCGGCGGCCCGATTGGGGGTCCGCACCCTGGTGGTGACCGGGAACATGGACACCATCGGGCAGATGAGCTGCAATCCGGCGATCGGCGGCGTGGCCAAGGGTCATATGGTCCGGGAGATCGATGCCCTGGGCGGTGAAATGGGCGTGACGGCGGATGTGACCGGGATCCAGTTCAGGCTTCTGAATGCCTCCAAGGGACCGGCGGTGCAATCCCCGCGGGTGCAATGCGACAAGAAGGCCTACCAGTTTAGGATGAAGCATCGCCTCGAATGGCAGGAGAATCTGACCCTTTTCCAGGCCACGGTGACCGGGTTGATTTTCGAAGACGGCCGGGTTACCGGATGCCGGACCAATCTGGGGGTGGATTTCCGGGGAGAGACCGTGGTGGTGACGACAGGGACCTTTCTGCGGGCGTTGATGCACGTGGGAGACACCCGAACCGAGGGCGGGAGGATGGGGGATCACAACGCCAGGACGCTCTCGGCCAGCCTGGTCGAAGCGGGGATCGAGCTGGAGCGGCTGAAGACGGGAACGCCGCCGCGCCTGCTGGGCCGGAGTCTGGATTTCTCGAAGATGGAGGCCCAGGAAGGGGATCCGGAGCCGACCTTATTCAGTTTCCACGATACCCGGGATCCCGATGACCTGTTCCACGTGGAACATTCCGGGGAACGGGTGCTTGGTTGGGCGCCCGGGACCGATCAAGTCGCCTGCTGGATGACCTACACAACGAAGGAGAGTGACCGGATCGTCCGGGCCAATCTGCACCGTTCCGCCATGTACAGTGGGGCCATCGAAGGTGTCGGCCCCCGCTATTGTCCGAGCATCGAGGACAAATTCGTCCGATTTGCCGACAAGGAGCGCCATCTGCTTTTCCTCGAACCGGAAGGGCGCCATACCAACGAATACTACGTCAACGGGCTCTCGACCAGCCTCCCGTTTGCGGTCCAGCTGGAGCTGGTCCACAGTATTCCAGGCCTGGAAGAGGCCGTCATCCTTCGCCCGGCCTATGCAGTGGAGTATGATTTTGCACCTCCCACCCAGCTTTTTCCGTCGCTTGAGTCCCGGAAGGTGGCGAATCTCTTCTTTGCCGGGCAGATCAATGGCACCTCCGGCTACGAGGAGGCGGCCGGACAGGGCCTGATCGCCGGGGTCAACGCGGCCTGCAAGGTGAGGGGAGGGGAACCGCTCGTTCTGGAGCGGCACGAGGGATATCTCGGAGTGATGATTGATGATCTGGTGACCAAGGGGACTCGCGAACCTTACCGCATGTTCACCTCCAGGGCGGAACACCGGCTCCTCTTCAACCATACCAGTGCCGAGAAAAGGATGTTGCCCCATAGTGAACGGCTTGGACTGGTGCCTCCGGGACGGCTCGACCGGATGAAGGCGAAGGAGACGACCATCCGGCATTGGGTCGAGCGATTCGAGTCGGAGCGGTCCGGGGGCCAGACCTGGGCTGAATTACTGCGAAAGGGTGGGGGAATCGACGACCTGCCGACGTCCTTCGGTCTGGAGACGGCAGGCGTCCGGGATGAGGTCCTCTACCGCTGCCGTTACCACGGCTACCTGATTCGGGAAGAACGCCAGATCGCGCGCCTTGCTGAAGTGGATCAGATCCGACTGCCGGTGGATATGGATTACTCGGGTATCCGGGGCCTGAGGAACGAAAGTGTCCAGAAGCTTTCTGCCTTTCGACCGGTCACCCTGGGTCAGGCCAGCCGTTTGAGCGGCGTCAATCCCGCGGACATCAGCATCCTGATGGTTCACCTGAAAAGAAATAACCGAAACCGTTGA
- the mnmE gene encoding tRNA uridine-5-carboxymethylaminomethyl(34) synthesis GTPase MnmE, with protein sequence MTDTIAALATPRGESALALIRISGPETRAVASALLGRPPLPRRAVHADYFDVSGRLLDDAVFVFFQGPASYTGEDSLEISCHGGPYIVERILEDLMNRGCRAAEPGEFSRRAFLNGRLDLSQAEAVMDLIRARSDRAVEAAHRQLRGALGRETQRLADALLDVVAGVEAYIDFPEEDLPAEDRQRSLEAVREVARGAGRLLATGRYGSLVRDGVRVVLAGEPNAGKSSLLNRLIGYERALVDAGPGTTRDFIEERVLLGAHSIRYLDTAGLRTGGDGVERAGMGKTLEQVADADILLLVLDAARPFPTLPDPVLERASGGPTLVVWNKVDLAPAGRVPEALTPLPSLSLCARTGQGLEALQAAILEWVESSRIEIGDEVIAISVRHEHALQGMHECLARAEAKLAEDEDLELIASDLRGAIDCLGLITGRIDNEAVLDHLFASFCIGK encoded by the coding sequence ATGACAGATACGATCGCAGCCCTGGCCACCCCGCGGGGGGAATCGGCTCTTGCCCTGATCCGGATCAGCGGACCTGAAACGAGAGCGGTGGCCAGTGCCCTGCTCGGGCGGCCTCCCCTCCCCCGCCGGGCGGTCCATGCCGACTATTTCGATGTCTCCGGGCGTCTGCTCGATGATGCGGTTTTCGTCTTCTTTCAAGGGCCAGCCTCCTATACCGGGGAAGATTCCCTGGAGATCAGTTGCCACGGCGGGCCCTATATCGTCGAACGGATTCTTGAAGACCTGATGAACCGGGGATGCCGGGCGGCTGAACCGGGCGAGTTTTCCCGGCGGGCCTTTCTGAACGGCCGTCTGGACCTCAGCCAGGCGGAGGCGGTCATGGATCTGATCCGGGCGCGAAGCGACCGTGCGGTGGAGGCCGCCCATCGCCAGCTCAGGGGGGCTCTCGGGCGGGAGACGCAGCGGCTTGCCGATGCCCTCCTCGACGTGGTGGCCGGGGTCGAGGCGTATATCGATTTCCCGGAGGAGGATCTTCCGGCCGAGGACCGGCAGCGCAGTCTGGAGGCGGTCCGGGAAGTGGCCCGGGGGGCGGGCCGGCTCCTCGCCACCGGCCGTTACGGCAGCCTGGTCCGTGACGGGGTCCGGGTCGTTCTGGCCGGGGAGCCCAATGCGGGCAAGAGCAGCCTACTGAATCGACTTATTGGATACGAAAGGGCCCTGGTCGACGCCGGGCCCGGGACAACCCGCGACTTCATCGAGGAACGGGTCCTGCTCGGGGCCCATAGTATTCGTTATTTGGATACAGCGGGTCTGCGGACGGGAGGTGACGGGGTCGAGCGGGCCGGGATGGGCAAGACGCTGGAACAGGTGGCCGACGCCGACATCCTCCTGCTCGTCCTCGATGCCGCCCGGCCCTTCCCCACCCTGCCGGATCCGGTCCTCGAGCGTGCCTCGGGGGGTCCGACTCTCGTGGTCTGGAACAAGGTGGACCTGGCTCCGGCCGGCCGGGTTCCGGAGGCCCTCACTCCCCTTCCCTCCCTGTCGCTCTGCGCCCGAACCGGTCAGGGGCTGGAGGCGCTGCAGGCGGCAATCCTCGAGTGGGTCGAGTCCAGCCGGATCGAGATCGGTGACGAAGTGATCGCGATCAGCGTGCGACATGAACACGCGCTTCAGGGGATGCACGAGTGCCTGGCCCGGGCGGAGGCCAAGCTGGCGGAAGACGAAGATTTGGAGTTGATAGCCAGTGATTTGCGCGGTGCGATCGACTGTCTCGGCCTGATCACGGGCCGGATTGACAACGAAGCGGTGCTCGACCACCTTTTCGCCTCTTTCTGCATCGGAAAATAG
- the recA gene encoding recombinase RecA, whose protein sequence is MARSTTPRTIATDTNKTKNIDLAISAITKQFGEGSIMRLGSASKMDVSVISTGSLALDLALGVGGLPQGRMMEIYGPESSGKTTLCLSVIAEAQKNGGLAAFIDVEHALDPKYARRLGVNLDDLLVSQPDSGEDALNITETLIRSNSIEVIVIDSVAALVSRAELDGQMGDATVGSQARLMSQAMRRLTAIVSKTNCICLFTNQIREKIGVMFGSPETTPGGRALKFFSSIRMDIRRIGQIKDPSGKVIGNRTRVKVVKNKVAPPFTECEFDIMYNEGISKTGSIIDLGVEHKVLEKKGAWIAYEGNMIGQGREAAKVHLAENPAVAEKIRAEIIEKINVSGGMVINSSSSDEGNGESIDS, encoded by the coding sequence ATGGCACGCTCGACCACACCAAGAACAATCGCGACTGACACCAACAAGACCAAGAACATCGACTTGGCGATTTCAGCCATCACCAAGCAGTTTGGTGAAGGATCCATCATGCGGCTGGGAAGTGCCTCCAAGATGGACGTCTCGGTCATTTCAACCGGTTCCCTGGCCCTGGATCTGGCACTCGGGGTGGGAGGCCTGCCCCAGGGGCGGATGATGGAGATCTACGGTCCGGAATCGTCCGGAAAGACCACGCTTTGTCTCAGCGTGATCGCCGAAGCTCAGAAAAACGGCGGGCTCGCGGCCTTCATCGACGTCGAGCATGCCCTTGATCCCAAGTACGCCCGGCGGCTCGGGGTGAACCTGGATGACCTCCTCGTCTCCCAGCCGGACTCGGGCGAAGATGCCCTCAATATCACCGAAACCCTGATCCGGTCCAATTCCATTGAGGTCATCGTGATCGACTCCGTGGCAGCTCTCGTTTCCCGGGCCGAACTCGATGGCCAGATGGGCGACGCCACAGTCGGTTCCCAGGCCCGGCTGATGAGCCAGGCCATGCGCCGGCTGACGGCCATCGTGAGCAAGACCAATTGTATCTGTTTGTTCACCAATCAGATCCGTGAGAAAATCGGCGTGATGTTCGGAAGCCCGGAGACCACTCCGGGTGGTCGGGCCCTTAAGTTCTTCTCGTCGATCCGGATGGACATCCGGCGGATCGGCCAGATCAAGGATCCGTCCGGCAAGGTCATCGGCAACCGGACCCGCGTGAAAGTGGTCAAGAACAAGGTCGCCCCTCCCTTCACGGAATGTGAATTCGACATCATGTACAATGAAGGGATCTCCAAGACCGGCTCGATCATCGACCTGGGGGTGGAGCACAAGGTCCTGGAGAAGAAAGGGGCCTGGATCGCCTATGAGGGAAACATGATCGGACAGGGCCGCGAGGCCGCCAAGGTGCATCTGGCTGAAAACCCGGCCGTGGCTGAAAAGATCCGGGCCGAGATCATCGAGAAGATCAACGTCTCCGGCGGGATGGTCATCAACAGCAGCAGTTCCGATGAGGGCAATGGGGAGAGCATCGACTCTTGA
- a CDS encoding glutaredoxin — MKIKAYLKPQCGWSMGVRAIMQKHELEYEDIDIINNRENYAEMVAKSGQPLSPCVEIDGVMLADVSGEEVENYLLSNNLVAPSSVQPAVPTNQACSDEDHARMQSQPVRFF; from the coding sequence ATGAAGATCAAAGCCTACCTGAAACCCCAATGCGGATGGAGCATGGGCGTGCGCGCCATCATGCAGAAGCACGAGCTCGAGTACGAGGACATCGATATCATCAACAACCGCGAGAATTACGCGGAGATGGTCGCGAAGTCGGGCCAGCCGCTCTCGCCCTGCGTTGAGATCGACGGCGTCATGCTGGCCGATGTCAGCGGCGAAGAGGTGGAGAACTACCTGCTGAGCAATAATCTGGTGGCGCCTTCCAGCGTCCAGCCGGCCGTGCCGACCAATCAGGCCTGCTCGGACGAAGATCACGCCAGGATGCAGTCACAGCCGGTCCGCTTCTTCTAG
- the cobB gene encoding Sir2 family NAD+-dependent deacetylase, with the protein MIPVARACPLPWFCYEGPVRPARNLVVLTGAGISRESGLHTFRDADGVWAQVRIEDVATPEAFAADPERVHAFYNSRRRQLLSLDIQPNAAHRALSRLEAAWPGDFLLVTQNIDDLHERSGSRKLVHMHGELLKVRCDACRGIAEWRTDLGSGAACPICGERGRLRPRVVWFGEVPLELDRIFDAVGACDLFVAIGTSGQVQPAAGLVSEAARNGAQTVELNLESSSGTSLFDRHAFGPATRIVPEFVDRLLDSLKGGETV; encoded by the coding sequence GTGATTCCTGTCGCCCGGGCTTGTCCCCTGCCCTGGTTCTGCTATGAAGGTCCGGTGCGTCCCGCTCGCAATCTTGTTGTCCTGACAGGGGCTGGCATCTCGCGTGAATCCGGTCTTCACACCTTCCGCGATGCAGACGGGGTCTGGGCGCAGGTCCGGATCGAGGACGTGGCCACTCCGGAGGCGTTCGCGGCAGACCCGGAACGGGTTCATGCCTTCTACAACAGTCGACGCCGGCAACTCCTTTCGCTCGATATTCAGCCCAATGCGGCTCATCGGGCGCTTTCCCGGTTGGAAGCCGCCTGGCCGGGGGATTTTCTTCTCGTGACCCAGAATATCGACGATCTTCATGAACGCAGTGGCAGCCGCAAGCTGGTTCACATGCACGGCGAGCTTCTCAAGGTCCGTTGCGATGCCTGCAGGGGAATCGCGGAGTGGCGGACCGATCTGGGATCCGGCGCAGCCTGCCCGATCTGCGGCGAGCGGGGTCGATTGCGACCCCGGGTGGTCTGGTTCGGAGAGGTTCCTCTCGAACTCGACCGGATCTTCGATGCGGTCGGGGCCTGTGATCTGTTTGTGGCGATCGGAACATCCGGGCAGGTTCAACCGGCCGCCGGCCTGGTTTCCGAGGCTGCCCGGAATGGTGCGCAAACCGTGGAGCTCAATCTGGAATCGTCGAGTGGAACGAGCCTCTTTGACCGACATGCCTTCGGGCCCGCCACCCGGATCGTTCCGGAGTTCGTCGACCGGTTGCTCGATTCCCTGAAGGGAGGGGAAACAGTCTGA